A region from the Mercenaria mercenaria strain notata chromosome 7, MADL_Memer_1, whole genome shotgun sequence genome encodes:
- the LOC123553911 gene encoding C-Jun-amino-terminal kinase-interacting protein 3-like, translated as MATRIFSGLADGTLAVSEKPFSRSEPNVDVIYVAIGQTPVTCLMLLGDQVWCASGNTVAVIHAKTLDAMDTFSVSVNPYDHILSLIPSEYGIWISLRGSSILELWDPHTLNCRMLYDTRTDRYPQLRKEDDTYFNRARITSMLANGSKVWVGTGEGNLMVYEILESAQLKTPTELSPSVETSSSMSYIARPEKQKDIPSCELASKLRKVYHLHEINADYTEDCRQSVPGEHRVKLGSVKPKDCRTR; from the exons ATGGCAACCAGAATATTCTCTGGTCTTGCAGATGGTACATTAGCTGTCTCAGAG AAACCTTTCAGTAGATCAGAACCTAATGTGGATGTTATATATGTAGCAATTGGTCAGACTCCTGTCACATGTCTTATGTTGCTAGGTGATCAAGTATGGTGTGCCAGTGGGAACACAGTGGCTGTCATACATGCAAA aaCACTTGATGCAATGGACACATTCTCAGTATCAGTAAATCCCTATGATCATATCCTGTCATTGATTCCTAGTGAGTATGGCATCTGGATCTCACTACGTGGCTCCTCCATCCTAGAACTCTGGGACCCACACACCCTCAACTGTCGTATGCTGTATGATACAAGAACTGATAGATACCCGCAGCTTAGAAAG GAGGATGATACGTATTTCAATCGTGCCCGTATCACCTCGATGTTAGCCAATGGCAGCAAAGTATGGGTCGGTACAGGGGAGGGAAATCTGATGGTGTATGAGATCCTAGAGTCAGCACAGTTAAAGACACCAACAGAGTTGTCTCCCTCAGTGGAAACCTCATCAAGCATGTCTTACATAGCAAGGCCTGAAAAACAAAAAG ATATTCCTAGCTGTGAACTTGCATCAAAGTTGCGGAAAGTTTACCACCTTCATGAGATAAATGCAGATTATACTGAAGATTGCAGACAGTCAGTGCCTG GAGAGCATAGAGTGAAACTGGGCAGTGTAAAACCAAAGGATTGTAGGACTAGATAG